Sequence from the Muntiacus reevesi chromosome 9, mMunRee1.1, whole genome shotgun sequence genome:
ttgttatatatttccCTAGGAAGAGAATAATCTATTGTATAACTATAGTTAGTTATAGCCAATATCAGGATATTTCACACTAAAGATATACTACAACCTAAATATTAGTCCATATTCTAAGTTTGAAAATAGTTAAAAGACTTCTATACCTTTATTTTCTTGCCCCAAATTCAATTCAGATAAACAGTGCGTTTAATATTCATGTCATTTTAGACTTTTTAACCCATAGCAATTTCTTTGACTTGATAAATTTTCTcccttgttttgtttcatttctgaaaattcattgacttaatatttttaaagtttgtgatTAAATCTGGTATATGCACAGAAATATATTGTACAGCTTAAATAATTTTTCACAAAGCAGGCATAAATATGTAACCACCCAGTTGAAGAATACATTACTTGCACCTAGAAGACCCTTTCGGAATTGTTCATTATATCACCATTTCTGCAagtaaagggaaagatatatgcTCACAATTTCCCTCTTTTATGATTCTTACTCTCATTACCCAGGTAGAGTCCACAATCCTATTAACAGAGAATTGACATGTGCTAataggattccctggtgactcagaggttaaaagcatctgcctccaatgcgggagacccgggtttgatccctgggctgggaagatcccctggagaaggaaatggtagcccactcgagtattcttgcctggagaatcccatggaaggaggagcctggtaggctacagtccacggggtctcaaagagtcagacacgactgagtgacttcactcactcacttactcaCTCAATAGGATCCTAAAACCAGCTATCATGCTGgcagattaaaaacaacaacaaatataacaAACAGAAAATTCAAGAATCTCAAATTGCATGTTCTTTTATTATGTTGTGAAATATTGTTACCATTTATAAAAAGTTAAACAGCAAAGTTTTATTTATGGTGAATTTTACGAACTGAACATTTTTACCATTTGCATACGGATCTGCTTGGTCTTTGCACCATAGACAAGTGGATTGAGAAATGGAGGGACCAGCAAGTAAATGCTAAAAATGAGAATATGGATAAAAGCGGGGATGTGAGAACCAAACCTATGtgcaaagaaggagaagaaggcaaggAAGTAGAACTGGAGGAAGACACAGATGTGAGCGATACAAGTGTTGAATGCTTTCAACCTAGCCTCCTTCTGGGGCAAACGAAAAACTGTGATAAATATCTGTACATAGGACAATGTAATGAAAGAGAGATCAAACACTGCAATGTTGAAAGCCACCAATAAACCGTAGATTTTGTTGACCCGGATATTTCCTGCAGCCAGTTTCACAATGGCCATATGCTCACAGTAGGAGTGGGAGATGACTGTTTTGTGGTAAAATTGCAATTGGAATTTTATCAGTACTAGGCAAGGGGCTACGAGAATGGCAGCCCTGAGTGTTACTGCACTTGCTATTTGAGAAATGAGGTGGGGAGTGAAGATGGCAGCATGTCTGAGTGGATAACAGATGGCTACATAGCGGTCCAGGGCCATAGCCAGCAAGATGCCTGATTCTATGCCCTGAAACGTGTGAATGAGCCACATTTGAAACAAGCAGGAATCAAAATGTATCTCTGACATATGAAACCAGAAGACTCCAAGCATCTTGGGCACAACACTGGTAAGAAGTGCAATATCAGTTACCCCTAGCATCCCTAGGAAAATGTACATGGGCTCATGGAGAGTGGGCTCCAACGTGATGATGATCAAAAGCAAAGAATTTCCGATCATAGCAATGAGATACATAATACAGAATGGAATCCCAATCCAACATTGCACAGACTCTAGGCCTGGGATCCCTATTAGCGTGAACACAGGAAGCATGaagactgtgatgttggaaatggACATAGTGTCCTAGGGTCTCCTGATGCGAACAAAAGAATTCCTCAGTCAGTGCTATTTCCTCTTTTAATTCCGATTTGCATCCAAAGCCACAATATTGAATGCATGATACTTGctagaacactaagatcatgtcatccaccTCATTCAAATATAGGAGGTAAAAGGAAGATCCAGAATGACaccattttttaaagacagaCATCCGCAAGTCCTAAAAATGTGATTTGCCACTGCATTCGACAGAACCAGTCCAATTTTCGAGTAAGGGGATCAACTGCTGACTCATCTGTTATTTCACTTCAGACCTGTGGACAAAAATActatgcttgtttgttttgttggcaGTTACATTTTAGGCAGAGGTTGATAGTTCGCTCCATATTCCACATTCCAATTTCTACTTTAGTGCTCTGTTATTCTGTTGTTTCTCAGTCTAAAACAATCAGTTTGGACTGGCCAAAACTCAGACTTGACCGTCACTAGTGCAGAATGCTATCCAAAAAAGAGAATAGAGCTCGATAATCTTGTcacctgaaataaaaatatatttgtttacgTAGTGATCTATATTATGTATCTCTATTGAAGACTAGATATCTTTCAGAGGAATGTGAAGCAAGAGTTTTAGAAAAGATCACTcattggatttcagtgttgtctgttgtgatctcacccttttcatttcttattttgttaatttggttcttctctctttgtttcttaatgagtcttgctaatggtttgtcaattttgtttattttttcaaaaaaccagcttttagctttgttgatttttgctatggtctctttagtttcttttgcatttatttctgccctaatttttaagatttctttccttctgctaaccctggggttcttcatttcttccttctctaattgctttaggtgtagagttaggttatttatttggcttttttcttgtttcttgatgtaagcctgtaatgctatgcaccttccccttagcactgcttttacagtgtcccataggttttgggttgttgtgctttcattttcattcgtttctatacatattttgatttcttttttgatttcttctatggaaaacagtgtggagatttcttaaaaaactggaaatagaactgccatatgacccagcaataccacttctgggcatacacactgaggaatctagatctgaaagagacacgtgcaccccaatgttcatcgcagcactgtttataatagccaggacatggaaacaacctagatgcccatcagcagatgaatggataaggaagctatggtacatatacaccatggaatattactcagccgttaaaaagaattcatttgaatcagttctaatgagatggatgaaactggagcccattatacagagtgaggtgagccagaaagataaagaacattacagtatactaacacatatatacggaatttagaaagatggtaacaatggccctatatgcagggcagaagaagagacgcagaagtacagaacagacttttgaactctgtgggagaaggggagggtgggaagtttcgaaagaacagcatgtatcaagtgctcgggcctgttgggctgggaagatccagaggaatcgggtggagagggaggtgggatgggagaccgggatggggaattcgtgtaactctatggctgattcacatcaatgtataacaaaacccactgaaaaataaaaaaattaaaaaaaaaaagaaaaaaaagatcactcAAAGCCAAAGTTTCTTGCCACCTTTTTACATTTCTAGTAAAACTGTATTAAATTTGCCTATATTTCCAACTGCTGAAATAACTAAgcttttgtctttaaaataaataaaatacattactgAATACACGTACAAAATAAATAGAGTAGAGGGACCTTTAGGAAACAAGAGACACAGTAGCAACTGAATAGAGAGGTAAGAGGATTCTTTCTTAATGATCTATGGATATAAGAACTTGGGTAAGTGTAAGGTTAACAGAGTCTTCTCATTTGGGTTTAAACTTTTCAGAGCTGCTATTAGCATGAGATTTGACTAATTTAAGCTCATAATACAAAATAGTCTGGAACACTTGAGCCATTTTTTCTGAGCCACTTTTCCAGGCATAAAATTCAATAGAAAatgaacagatggaaagatatgctCCTTtaaagatgaaagggaaaaaaaaaagatgtcaaatATAGAACTACACACAGGAGACAGAAAGCTCACCTCAGGATTTCAGAAATGTTTAAGAAGAGAAATTAAATCAAGTGAGAAAATGTAATCATTATTCAATTCAATGACAAATGATTTTTTTGAAAACGTCGGATCTTATCCATTATATCAAAGTTGCTAATCTGATCAAATTTATTTCCTGTTAAGTACTGCATATTTTAAATCAAGAATTTATCAAACTGAACATTAGAGAAATATTTGTAAGTTTATGAAAATAGggttagtttttttttcattctttcatagaCTCTCCAGTAAAGTTGTTTCATGTGAGTAAACTCATGATCAGTTAACCCTACACTGAATGTCAACAAATGGAGCAGTAATGCAGGAAGCAGCTGTGGTTCCTGCTGCCAAACCACAAATGGAAGACTCAAGAGGTCATTTTAATGCTATAACTTGTATCAGTTGACATATATTTATGATAGACTAGTCATTATAATAAACAATTGGATATCCATAGGTTTGCTCCCCAATGACTAATTTTATATCAATCCATGCATACTTTATTCTAACAATAGTcaagtttttctttctaaaacataatcaaaattaGAATGGAAATCCAcagtatttaactttttaaagaggtAGGGGCAATATTTGAGCATGATCTGATAATTACAGTTAGTGGAATAGCAAGTGGGAAGTGCATAATTGAGTGCAGATTTGACTGGATGAAGTGATTACTATTGAAAAAGCTGACAATGAAGCATTACAGAGGTAAACTTGGGGACAGTGAGACTTACTTGCTAATTGTTGAGTGCCCGTTCTGCTTCTGTCAGATATCTGAAAAGTGTTGTCAGCTCTTCATATTGACATCTCTCAACATTTTTAACACACTGACTCGGCTTACTCCTGAGTGTTCTGTGTTCTCAGTCCCTCTTCATTCATTTGGACTCCCTGGAACAGCACACAGTCAATGGTAGGCATACATATCCACTTGGTGCTGGGGCCATCTGGGATGAGTAGATATCTCTGGGACAGactttcatgtttttttcttgtCCCTATAATAGACATACTCCATCTTCCGTAGTTTGTCTGAGATCACGTTTTTGCATTCATTCTCTAATGAAACCAAAGGCAATATCTGTGTCACTTGGAGGCATAGTATCAATTTATTCAGCTTGAATTGAAGAAGAAAGCTGCTAAACATCAGTTTAGCAGTTTATTCTCTAATAAATGTGTGGAGAAAGAggatttataaacataaaatgagGGGTTTATTAGTCACCAGTTAAATCACAAAGGACCAACCAAATTTTAGTTATGTCCTCTTGGGTTCATCCACACTTAATATCCCTGAAATTATTACTACAACTTACAGATATCTCCCGGCTCTTTTTTCCTCTTGCATAAAATTCTAAATAAGAGATATTCATATACACCAGTGTTCATTTAAAAAGCT
This genomic interval carries:
- the LOC136175012 gene encoding olfactory receptor 52A1-like, with amino-acid sequence MSISNITVFMLPVFTLIGIPGLESVQCWIGIPFCIMYLIAMIGNSLLLIIITLEPTLHEPMYIFLGMLGVTDIALLTSVVPKMLGVFWFHMSEIHFDSCLFQMWLIHTFQGIESGILLAMALDRYVAICYPLRHAAIFTPHLISQIASAVTLRAAILVAPCLVLIKFQLQFYHKTVISHSYCEHMAIVKLAAGNIRVNKIYGLLVAFNIAVFDLSFITLSYVQIFITVFRLPQKEARLKAFNTCIAHICVFLQFYFLAFFSFFAHRFGSHIPAFIHILIFSIYLLVPPFLNPLVYGAKTKQIRMQMVKMFSS